CCTTGTGGCAGAACAGAGGAATACGATATGCAAAAACTTTGGAATGACGATGAAGATATCCGCTCTTTGAAGTCGCTTATCCTCTTTGGTATTCGTGGAATGGCTGCCTATGCCTATCATGCAAATGTTCTAAATTATGAAGATACTGAAGTAAATCAGTTCTTCCGCGAAGCCCTGTTTAAGATTGGTTATGAAGAAAGTGTGGAAAGACTGCTTCCTACTGTACTGAAAGTAGGAGAAATTAATCTGAAGTGTATGGCACTTCTTGATAAGGCTAATACAGAAACCTATGGAACACCAGAACCGACCGATGTTACACTCACAGTAGAAAAGGGTCCTTTTATTGTCGTAACCGGACATGATCTGAAAGACCTGCAGCTTTTGCTTGAACAGACAGAAGGAAAAGGAATCAACATCTATACTCATGGTGAAATGCTCCCTGCCCATGCCTATCCATTCTTAAAAAAATTCTCACACTTAAAAGGAAATTTTGGAACTGCATGGCAGAATCAGCAGAAAGAGTTTGATCATCTTCCGGCTCCGATTCTTTACACTACCAACTGTTTGATGCCGCCAAAAAGTAGTTATGCTGACAGAGTATTTACAACAGAAGTGGTTGCTTTCCCAGGAGCTGTTCATATCGATGAGAAAAAAGATTTCACGCCAGTTATTGAAAAAGCTCTGGAACTGGGTGGTTACAAAGAAAATCAGATATTTTCTGGTATCAACGGCGGAACAAAAGTGACAACCGGATTTGGTCATGCAGCTATCCTATCTCATGCAAATACTGTAGTAGATGCCGTAAAATCAGGTGCAATCCGCCATTTCTTCCTGGTTGCCGGCTGTGATGGGGCTAAGCCAGGTCGAAACTATTACACAGAATTTGTGAAACAGACACCTTCTGATAGTATCGTCCTCACTCTTGCTTGTGGCAAGTTCCGATTCAATGATCTCAATCTGGGAGAAATCGGCGGGTTGCCACGACTGATGGACATGGGGCAATGTAACGATGCTTATGGTGCAATCCAAGTTGCCGTAGCACTTGCAGATGCATTTGGATGTTCTGTAAATGAGCTTCCGCTTTCCTTCGTTCTCTCCTGGTATGAACAAAAAGCAGTCTGTATCCTGTTAACACTTTTACATCTGGGTATCAAAAACATTCGTCTTGGTCCTTCTCTTCCAGCGTTTTTGTCTCCTAATATTCTGAACTTTCTGGTAGAAAATTATGGCATTTCACCTATTACCACACCAGAAGAAGACATCAAAACGCTACTGAACCATAACAAATAATTTTTATTCTAAAATCCAAATGAATACAAACAATCAACTCAAAATGCCAGAAAAACCGAGGACTATTCCCCGGTTTTTCTTCTTTGCTTAACTATTTATAATCCTTTTACAAACTCAACTGCATTCTTTATATCTTCTTCATCCGGATGCCCTTTTGCAATTCCACCAACCAGTTTAAATGGACCAAATGTATCATAGCCCTTACATCCGAATTTTCCTATCACTTTAGAATGTTTCTTATTTAAAATCTGCTCTATAGATCTGTAATTCGCACTTCCACCATAAGTACAAATCAGAAATATCTTTTTGTTGTCTGGTAGATTCTTCTCTGCAAATTTCAACATTGACTGATGAAATTTTGAAAAATAGATCCCTGATGCAAACCCAATCATATCATAACTACCCAGATCTGCATCTGACTGTTTTACAGCATCAATCAAGTCGACCTGACACTCTTCTGCTATGCTTTTTACTAATTTTTCTGTATTTCCATGATGTATAGATGCATATACGATTGCTTTTCTCATTTTTTTCCTTTCTGCCTGCTCCATCAATCAGGTCATAACTCATATTTTTTCATTTCTTCTACAATTCTATCCAGCATCTGCTCAAACTGACTTTTTGCTTTCGTCTTATTTGCTTCTCCATCATACAGGCTATAATAGAAAAACATATTTGCATAAAATTTAACTGCATTCTCTTCTGGATGATTCATTTTCATATTTTTGAACAGCTCCTTCACGTATTCTGCCGGTCCAGATACGAGATATTGCTGATACAAATTCTGCATCTCTTCACTGCGAAACTGCTCTATTGTCAGCATCTTCCGAAATGATGATGCAAAATCATCCTCTGTCCAGTATTCAAACATAGACTTGCTGTATTCTACAAAATCATCCAATGATACATCCTCATACTCTTCAGGCATACTCTCTTTTTCATCTTCCGGCATATCATAATCTGATGCCTGTTCGCCATCCTGTTGCTCCATGCGCTTAACAATACTGTCAAAAATATCTCTCTTACTTTTGTAGTGTCGGTATAATGCCCCTTTTGTCATGTCAAGCTCTCCTGCTATCTGACTGACTGAGACAGCCTCATAACCATCTCTGGCGAACAGATGCAGTGCCACAATTAATATTTCCTCTTTCCTATTACCCATGTACATTTCCTCCAAAAAATAAACGACTGTTTACTTTTAATAATAGTAAACAGTCGTTTATTTGTCAAGGCTTTTCTTTTTTCCCATCGTTTTCAATAACTGTATTGTTTTCGATTTACCAAATGGGACATATGGTGCAATTTCACTTATCGGTTTTAGCATTATTTTACTTAAGATTTTGTAAATTACTTTTTCATCTTCGGTTAAATTAGCATTGGTTTCAAATACCGGCAACACAATTTTTATAGTATTTTCTGACACTTCAAAATCTGATTTTACCAGACTCTCTGCATACAAATGTGCAAAAAATCAATCATAAAAATTTACGATTGATTTTAATTCTTATTTCCATGTTTTCCAGATATCAGGATGATATCCAAGCGTAGATTGTTTTCCATTTCGAACCACCGGTGTTTTAATTACCTGTGGATTATCAAGTATCTTTCTAAGTTTATCTTCGTCTGCAATATATTTAATGAGTGCAAGCAAATCCTTATCTTTCCCCTCCCAGTTAACCATATTTTCCAATCCACCATTTACCTGGGCAACAGAATTAAATTCACCTTTGCTCATTCCTTTGTCCTTCATATCAACAAACTGATACTTAATACCACGTTCTTTGAAAAATCTTTCAGCTTTCTTTGTGTCATTGCACTTCTTCGTGCCAAAAATTTGTATATTCAAATTACTTTCCTCCAAATTATATAATGCCAGCGCCACTATTGGATAGTGAATCCTCTTTCATATTCTCATTTCACTTCTTCTTCATTTCCATCAGTGCAATTAATTTCTTAGCGGCAGATATTGCAAATGCTTCCTCATTAATATGTGCATTCACATCAATTATCTCAACAAGAGGATTGTTTATCACTTTCTTTAATGTAATAAATAATGCCTGATCTTCCTTTGGACCATAATATTTACTGCCTGCCTTATCATTCATTGAAATTCCTCGAATCGGAAGTAATAATGCTGCGTTACTCTTACACTGATTCAGTTTTTCACCAACTTTAATACCAAATGCAATATTTTCCTCTATATTACTTTTTACAACCGTAATAGCCGGATTATGCATATAGACAACTCTATTCTTATATTTTTCCGGGAGACTGCTTCTTTCTCCAAATGTAATCATGTCAGCAGCACCTACGGATACCACCTGAGGAATCCCATTCAACGCCGCTGCATCTAAGCGTTCTGGACCAGCGGCCATAATACCTCCGGCAATTTCATCGATCCATTCTGTTGTTGTCAGATCTAATACACCATCCACAATTCCACTGTTGATTAAAGACTCCATCATCTTACCACCAGTTCCAGAAGCATGAAAAATAATCACTTCGTAGCCTTCCTGCTCCAGATATTCTTTTGCTCTCATAACACATGGAGTCGTTACCCCATACATCGTAGCTGCTATCAGTGGCTTTTTTACTGGAATATCCGTATTCTCATGTTCCACCATACCAACAATCGCATGAACAGCATGTGTTAATACCTGAGAAGAAATACGGTTAATTCCCGCAACATCGACAATAGAAGGCATCATTAAAATATCACTTGTCCCCACATATCTTGATACATCCCCGGATGCCATCGTAGATACCATAATTTTAGGAACGCCTAGAGGCAATAATCTCATACAGGGAGTCACAAGAGAAGTTCCGCCTGTGCCGCCTAACGCAAGAACCGCATCAAACAGCCTTTCTTCATATAACTTTGGAATTAATGTACAAAGTCCCTTAGCCATCACTTCCATAGCATGTCCCCGGTCTTTTTTCTCCTGTAATTCTGCAATACTTCCCTCTCCCAAAACAGCAACCGAATCATGATCAATATCCGGTGAAAAAGCAGCCTCAAAAATACCAGCATGAATCATTAATGTTTGTAATCCCAAATTCTCTATTTTATTTTTTACATAGAGATACTCTTCTCCCTTTGTATCAAAAGTACCAATTAAAGCTATCGTTTTCATTTTTTCCTTCTCCAAGAAATCAACTTCTTTCTATAAAAATATCTTAAATGATGTTTAAAAGCGAATGGAAAAGTATGCAAATTGCCTTTTGATTTTTCAAACATACTTTAAGTTCATTATATTATAATTTCTTTGCAATCACTGGGAATAACTCATAGTAATATTAGGAGAAAAAACAGTTTGCATGACATACTTTTAATGCACATTCTGGTAATCCTGCCGAAGTCCTCTCATATCTGATATATCAAAAACTTCTCCATCCTCCGGAACCCACACATTTCCCTCATAAAATTGTTTGGCTTCTGCACTGTATCGTTCTTTTCGCTTTATCCCTGTCTGATCTTCTGTATGCCAGATCAGTAGATTCTTTACTTTTAAATCTTGCGCAATCATACTTGCTTCTTTTACTGTCTGATGCTGA
This Anaerobutyricum hallii DNA region includes the following protein-coding sequences:
- the hcp gene encoding hydroxylamine reductase encodes the protein MNKKMFCYQCEQTVSCAGCTGNAGVCGKKADTAKLQDELTGALIGLARSMDDTTMISQNTWRIIIEGLFTTVTNVSFDNTAIENMIQKVRAEKERLVPNCSNCQAPCGRTEEYDMQKLWNDDEDIRSLKSLILFGIRGMAAYAYHANVLNYEDTEVNQFFREALFKIGYEESVERLLPTVLKVGEINLKCMALLDKANTETYGTPEPTDVTLTVEKGPFIVVTGHDLKDLQLLLEQTEGKGINIYTHGEMLPAHAYPFLKKFSHLKGNFGTAWQNQQKEFDHLPAPILYTTNCLMPPKSSYADRVFTTEVVAFPGAVHIDEKKDFTPVIEKALELGGYKENQIFSGINGGTKVTTGFGHAAILSHANTVVDAVKSGAIRHFFLVAGCDGAKPGRNYYTEFVKQTPSDSIVLTLACGKFRFNDLNLGEIGGLPRLMDMGQCNDAYGAIQVAVALADAFGCSVNELPLSFVLSWYEQKAVCILLTLLHLGIKNIRLGPSLPAFLSPNILNFLVENYGISPITTPEEDIKTLLNHNK
- a CDS encoding flavodoxin family protein, with product MRKAIVYASIHHGNTEKLVKSIAEECQVDLIDAVKQSDADLGSYDMIGFASGIYFSKFHQSMLKFAEKNLPDNKKIFLICTYGGSANYRSIEQILNKKHSKVIGKFGCKGYDTFGPFKLVGGIAKGHPDEEDIKNAVEFVKGL
- a CDS encoding TetR/AcrR family transcriptional regulator, translating into MGNRKEEILIVALHLFARDGYEAVSVSQIAGELDMTKGALYRHYKSKRDIFDSIVKRMEQQDGEQASDYDMPEDEKESMPEEYEDVSLDDFVEYSKSMFEYWTEDDFASSFRKMLTIEQFRSEEMQNLYQQYLVSGPAEYVKELFKNMKMNHPEENAVKFYANMFFYYSLYDGEANKTKAKSQFEQMLDRIVEEMKKYEL
- a CDS encoding arsenate reductase family protein, with translation MNIQIFGTKKCNDTKKAERFFKERGIKYQFVDMKDKGMSKGEFNSVAQVNGGLENMVNWEGKDKDLLALIKYIADEDKLRKILDNPQVIKTPVVRNGKQSTLGYHPDIWKTWK
- a CDS encoding Tm-1-like ATP-binding domain-containing protein, which encodes MKTIALIGTFDTKGEEYLYVKNKIENLGLQTLMIHAGIFEAAFSPDIDHDSVAVLGEGSIAELQEKKDRGHAMEVMAKGLCTLIPKLYEERLFDAVLALGGTGGTSLVTPCMRLLPLGVPKIMVSTMASGDVSRYVGTSDILMMPSIVDVAGINRISSQVLTHAVHAIVGMVEHENTDIPVKKPLIAATMYGVTTPCVMRAKEYLEQEGYEVIIFHASGTGGKMMESLINSGIVDGVLDLTTTEWIDEIAGGIMAAGPERLDAAALNGIPQVVSVGAADMITFGERSSLPEKYKNRVVYMHNPAITVVKSNIEENIAFGIKVGEKLNQCKSNAALLLPIRGISMNDKAGSKYYGPKEDQALFITLKKVINNPLVEIIDVNAHINEEAFAISAAKKLIALMEMKKK